The following are from one region of the Isoalcanivorax indicus genome:
- a CDS encoding bifunctional GNAT family N-acetyltransferase/carbon-nitrogen hydrolase family protein, whose product MGEESTKLRLRELTNDDYAELAGLMNLVYADIGGAWPEDTVRTLMRIFPEGQLCIVDNDELVAAALTIKVKYDRFSNPHRYEDLITENQVHSHDDEGDALYGLDVFVHPGYRGYRLGRRLYEARKELCREENLRAILAGGRLPGYSNHADEMPVTEYIDQVERQKLYDPILSFQLSNGFDVKRLLKRYLPEDEDSRGYATLLEWDNILYVPPDQNFYESKTMVRLGVVQRRMRAARSVEDLLNQVEFFVDALSDYRADFAVLPEFFSAPLMGLELDMPSLEAIRFLASFTDDIRDAISELAVSYNINVVAGSMPLVENDNVYNVAYLCRRDGTVEEQRKIHITPSERRDWGIEGGDQIQVFETDAGRVGILICYDVEFPELGRILAEQGMEILIVPFWTDTKNGYLRVRHCAQARAIENECYVAISGSVGNLPRVDNVDIQYAQSAVFTPSDFYFPHDGIISEAVPNTEMLLFADVDLEKLKLLHTEGSVTNLKDRRHDMYRLKWRSQQVDPQG is encoded by the coding sequence ATGGGTGAGGAAAGCACCAAACTGCGCTTGCGTGAACTGACCAACGACGATTACGCCGAGTTGGCCGGTCTGATGAACCTGGTGTACGCCGACATCGGCGGTGCCTGGCCGGAAGACACCGTGCGCACGCTGATGCGTATCTTTCCCGAGGGCCAGCTTTGTATCGTCGACAATGACGAACTGGTGGCGGCGGCGCTGACCATCAAGGTGAAGTACGACCGTTTTTCCAACCCGCACCGCTACGAAGACCTGATCACCGAGAATCAGGTGCATTCCCATGATGACGAGGGCGATGCGCTCTACGGCCTGGATGTTTTTGTGCACCCGGGATATCGCGGCTATCGCCTTGGTCGACGTTTGTATGAAGCACGCAAGGAGCTGTGTCGCGAGGAAAACCTGCGCGCCATCCTGGCCGGAGGCAGGCTGCCGGGTTACAGCAACCATGCGGACGAAATGCCGGTGACGGAGTACATCGATCAGGTCGAGCGGCAGAAGCTGTATGATCCGATCCTGTCGTTCCAGCTCTCCAACGGTTTCGATGTCAAACGGCTGCTCAAGCGTTATCTGCCGGAGGACGAAGACTCGCGTGGTTATGCCACGTTGCTGGAATGGGACAATATTCTTTATGTGCCCCCCGACCAGAATTTCTATGAGAGCAAGACCATGGTGCGGCTGGGCGTGGTACAGCGCCGCATGCGTGCGGCCCGCTCGGTGGAGGACCTGCTCAATCAGGTGGAATTCTTTGTCGATGCGTTGTCGGATTACCGTGCTGATTTTGCCGTGCTGCCGGAGTTCTTCAGTGCGCCGCTGATGGGCCTGGAGCTGGATATGCCGTCCCTGGAAGCGATCCGTTTTCTGGCCAGTTTTACCGATGATATCCGTGATGCGATTTCAGAGCTGGCCGTCAGCTACAACATCAATGTCGTCGCCGGTTCCATGCCGCTGGTGGAGAATGACAACGTCTATAACGTGGCCTACCTGTGTCGACGTGACGGTACCGTGGAAGAGCAGCGCAAGATTCACATCACCCCGAGCGAACGCCGTGACTGGGGGATTGAAGGCGGTGACCAGATTCAGGTCTTCGAGACGGACGCAGGTCGTGTTGGCATCCTGATCTGCTACGACGTGGAATTCCCCGAGTTGGGCCGCATCCTGGCGGAGCAGGGCATGGAGATCCTGATCGTGCCCTTCTGGACCGACACCAAGAACGGTTATCTGCGCGTGCGCCACTGTGCCCAGGCGCGGGCCATCGAGAACGAATGTTACGTCGCCATTTCCGGCAGCGTCGGTAACCTGCCGCGTGTGGACAACGTGGATATCCAGTACGCGCAATCAGCAGTGTTTACGCCCAGCGATTTCTATTTTCCGCATGACGGCATCATCAGCGAGGCGGTGCCGAATACCGAAATGCTGTTGTTTGCCGACGTCGATCTGGAAAAACTCAAGTTGCTGCATACGGAAGGGTCGGTCACCAACCTCAAGGACCGCCGCCACGACATGTACCGGCTCAAGTGGCGCAGCCAGCAGGTGGACCCGCAAGGCTGA
- the cobB gene encoding Sir2 family NAD+-dependent deacetylase gives MHRVVILTGAGISAESGIRTFRGADGLWENHRLEDVATPEAFLRDPALVQRFYNERRRLLHSAEIRPNAAHEALARLEQALGDDLLLITQNIDNLHERAGSQRLIPMHGELLRGRCRLCHQVTRVEGDITPESVCDHCGSRGCLRPHVVWFGEMPLQMERIYEALARCTLFVSIGTSGNVYPAAGFVEVANQAGAHTLELNLEASRVRSAFREHREGLASVLVPEWVESLLAQRHRVSSDVRFR, from the coding sequence ATGCACCGTGTTGTGATCCTGACCGGCGCCGGCATTTCTGCCGAGTCCGGTATCCGCACCTTTCGCGGCGCCGATGGCCTGTGGGAGAACCACCGCCTGGAAGACGTGGCCACCCCCGAGGCCTTCCTGCGCGACCCCGCCCTGGTGCAGCGCTTCTACAACGAGCGCCGGCGCCTGCTGCACAGTGCAGAAATCCGCCCGAACGCGGCCCATGAGGCACTGGCCCGGCTGGAGCAGGCGCTGGGCGATGACCTGCTGCTGATCACCCAGAATATCGACAACCTGCATGAGCGCGCAGGCAGCCAGCGGCTGATCCCCATGCACGGCGAGTTGCTGCGCGGGCGTTGCCGCCTGTGCCACCAGGTCACGCGGGTCGAGGGCGATATCACCCCGGAGAGTGTGTGCGATCATTGCGGGAGTCGGGGCTGTCTGCGCCCGCATGTGGTCTGGTTCGGCGAGATGCCGCTGCAGATGGAACGCATCTACGAGGCGCTGGCGCGCTGCACGCTGTTCGTGAGCATCGGCACCTCCGGCAACGTCTACCCGGCGGCCGGATTCGTCGAGGTGGCCAACCAGGCGGGCGCCCACACGCTGGAGCTGAACCTGGAGGCCTCGCGCGTGCGCAGTGCCTTCCGCGAACACCGTGAAGGACTGGCCAGTGTCCTGGTGCCCGAATGGGTGGAGAGCCTGCTGGCACAGCGCCATCGTGTTTCTTCAGACGTGCGATTCCGCTAG
- a CDS encoding 3-deoxy-7-phosphoheptulonate synthase, producing the protein MTEKQVDDLNIESQTLLTTPRELKAKLPLSDAARETVAAGRDTVRNILDRKDPRLFIVIGPCSIHDLDAANEYAGRLKKLATEVEDTLVLIQRVYFEKPRTTVGWKGLINDPYMNDTFKIEDGLHIARKLLLDMAEMGLPTATEALDPITPQYLQDLITWSAIGARTTESQTHREMSSGLSSPVGFKNGTDGGLDVAINAMLSVRHPHRFLGIDMDGKVAITVTRGNPYAHVVLRGGGGKPNYDSVSVALAEQALSKAGVSTNIMVDCSHANSNKDPALQSLVMDNITNQIIEGNTSIIGLMVESHLKAGNQSIPADLSQLEYGVSVTDGCIGWDTTEEAIRKMADKLRQVLPARG; encoded by the coding sequence ATGACTGAAAAGCAAGTAGATGATCTGAATATCGAGTCGCAGACCCTGCTGACCACCCCGCGCGAGCTGAAAGCCAAGCTGCCGCTGTCTGATGCTGCACGGGAAACGGTGGCTGCCGGGCGCGACACCGTGCGCAACATTCTGGATCGCAAGGACCCGCGTCTGTTCATCGTCATTGGTCCCTGCTCCATCCATGATCTGGACGCCGCCAACGAATACGCTGGCCGCCTGAAGAAGCTGGCCACCGAAGTGGAAGACACCCTGGTACTGATACAGCGGGTCTATTTCGAGAAGCCGCGTACCACGGTGGGCTGGAAGGGGCTGATCAACGACCCCTACATGAACGACACCTTCAAGATCGAGGATGGGCTGCATATCGCCCGCAAGTTGCTGCTGGACATGGCCGAGATGGGCCTGCCCACAGCCACCGAGGCACTCGACCCGATCACTCCGCAGTATCTTCAGGATCTGATTACCTGGTCGGCCATCGGCGCCCGCACCACCGAGTCACAGACACACCGGGAAATGTCCTCCGGCCTGTCCAGCCCGGTGGGCTTCAAGAACGGCACCGACGGCGGCCTGGATGTGGCCATCAACGCCATGCTCAGCGTGCGCCACCCGCACCGGTTCCTGGGCATCGACATGGACGGCAAGGTGGCCATCACCGTGACCCGTGGCAACCCCTACGCGCATGTCGTGCTGCGCGGCGGTGGCGGCAAGCCGAACTACGATTCCGTGTCGGTGGCACTGGCTGAACAGGCCCTGAGCAAGGCGGGGGTCTCCACCAACATCATGGTGGATTGCAGCCACGCCAACTCGAACAAGGACCCGGCCCTGCAATCCCTGGTGATGGACAACATCACCAACCAGATCATCGAGGGCAACACCTCGATCATCGGTCTGATGGTGGAGTCACACCTGAAAGCGGGCAATCAGAGCATTCCGGCAGACCTGTCGCAGCTGGAGTATGGCGTCTCGGTCACCGATGGCTGCATTGGCTGGGATACGACGGAAGAGGCTATTCGCAAGATGGCCGATAAGCTGCGCCAGGTTCTGCCCGCGCGCGGCTGA
- a CDS encoding peroxiredoxin family protein has translation MERLKSWFLSSYLLLATLACVFLLMQLVEHLRIELLGALMACSAMPGFFLWLYVRRPARTSAHLFGVTAYAWLGACLAVFGTLTSRDPLWWPVLFALPLGLGGFLLYLLWYSRLPRRRLLQRLVPLPSFTAYQLDGTPVTSDSLVGTPTVWIFFRGNWCPLCVAQVREIVALHEDLTARGVRVVLVSPQPLARTQALARRFDVPLMWLQDRDGQAARALGIELRYGVPAGLRLLGHGQHTLMPTLVVTSKEGDVVYVDQSDNYRLRPRPQAFLKVLDSEKAHR, from the coding sequence ATGGAACGTCTGAAATCCTGGTTTCTCAGTAGCTACCTGTTGCTGGCCACGCTGGCCTGCGTGTTCCTGCTCATGCAGCTGGTGGAGCATCTGCGTATCGAGCTGCTCGGTGCCCTGATGGCCTGTTCCGCCATGCCGGGCTTCTTCCTCTGGTTGTATGTGCGGCGCCCGGCGCGCACCAGTGCGCACCTGTTCGGCGTGACGGCCTACGCCTGGCTGGGCGCCTGCCTGGCCGTGTTCGGCACCCTGACATCCCGCGATCCCCTGTGGTGGCCGGTGCTCTTTGCCTTGCCGCTGGGGCTGGGCGGCTTCCTGCTGTATCTGTTGTGGTACAGCCGCTTGCCGCGCCGGCGCCTGCTGCAACGCCTGGTACCGCTGCCGTCGTTCACGGCGTATCAGCTCGACGGTACGCCCGTCACCTCCGACAGTCTGGTCGGCACGCCGACAGTCTGGATTTTCTTCCGCGGCAACTGGTGTCCGCTGTGTGTGGCCCAGGTGCGGGAGATCGTCGCGTTGCATGAGGACCTGACCGCACGCGGTGTGCGTGTCGTGCTGGTCAGCCCGCAACCACTGGCCAGAACGCAGGCCCTGGCGCGTCGTTTCGATGTGCCGCTGATGTGGTTGCAGGATCGCGATGGTCAGGCGGCCAGGGCGTTGGGCATCGAGCTGCGCTACGGTGTGCCCGCAGGTTTACGGCTGCTCGGCCACGGCCAGCATACGCTGATGCCTACGCTGGTGGTGACCAGCAAGGAGGGCGATGTGGTGTATGTCGATCAGAGCGACAACTACCGGTTGCGGCCCCGGCCGCAGGCCTTCCTCAAGGTGCTGGACAGCGAAAAGGCGCACCGTTGA
- a CDS encoding DUF1285 domain-containing protein produces MTDTRDPDKLMQVLEQADKDASGLPPVHAWHPEHVADIDMRIARDGTWYYQGTPINRPAMVRLFSTILRREGDRYYLVTPVEKLGIVVEDAPFVAVTLEVLEEQGEPVLAFTTNVGATVVADAEHPLRVDIDSETGEPSPYLYVRDGMEALVHRNVFYALVEQGQRAGIDGTEWLVVHSRGVRFPVGRLDH; encoded by the coding sequence ATGACCGATACACGCGATCCGGACAAGCTGATGCAGGTGCTGGAGCAGGCCGACAAGGATGCCAGCGGGCTGCCTCCGGTGCACGCCTGGCACCCTGAGCATGTTGCCGATATCGATATGCGCATTGCCCGTGACGGCACCTGGTATTACCAGGGGACGCCGATCAACCGGCCCGCCATGGTGCGTCTGTTTTCCACCATCCTGCGCCGTGAGGGCGACCGCTATTATCTGGTCACGCCGGTGGAAAAGCTGGGTATCGTGGTCGAGGATGCGCCGTTTGTGGCGGTGACGCTGGAGGTGCTGGAAGAGCAGGGCGAGCCGGTGCTGGCCTTCACCACCAATGTGGGCGCTACGGTGGTGGCGGACGCCGAACACCCCCTGCGCGTGGACATCGACAGCGAGACCGGCGAGCCGTCACCCTATCTGTATGTGCGTGATGGCATGGAAGCGCTGGTGCACCGCAATGTGTTCTACGCGCTGGTGGAGCAGGGGCAGCGCGCCGGGATTGATGGCACGGAATGGCTTGTGGTGCACAGCCGCGGCGTCCGTTTCCCGGTGGGGCGGCTTGACCACTGA
- a CDS encoding TetR/AcrR family transcriptional regulator: MGDLEKAARKAQEFRQREREILDAALALFLEQGEDRVTVEMIADRVGIGKGTIYKHFETKNEIYLLLMIRYEEDLAELFRQIAPSPDKEQLAREYFRFRIGDPRRYQLFDRLEHKVIKDQAVPELVEKLHAIRAANLDNLTGVIESRIREGALEDVPASYHIAAAWALAHGAVGLMESPFYRKFIDDKEDFIDFLISIGIRMGNKGQRGR; the protein is encoded by the coding sequence ATGGGCGATCTGGAGAAAGCGGCGCGCAAGGCGCAGGAGTTCCGGCAGCGTGAAAGGGAGATTCTGGATGCCGCGCTGGCGCTGTTTCTGGAGCAGGGGGAAGACCGCGTTACGGTAGAGATGATTGCTGATCGTGTTGGTATCGGCAAGGGCACCATCTACAAACACTTCGAAACCAAGAACGAAATCTACCTGCTCCTGATGATCCGCTATGAAGAGGATCTGGCTGAACTGTTTCGTCAGATCGCCCCGTCTCCCGACAAGGAGCAGCTGGCCCGGGAGTATTTCCGTTTTCGTATCGGTGATCCGCGCCGCTATCAGCTGTTTGACCGGCTGGAGCACAAGGTCATCAAGGACCAGGCGGTACCCGAGCTGGTGGAGAAGTTGCATGCCATCCGTGCCGCCAATCTGGATAACCTGACCGGGGTGATCGAGTCGCGCATCCGGGAGGGTGCCCTGGAAGATGTGCCGGCCAGTTATCATATCGCCGCCGCCTGGGCCCTGGCCCATGGCGCTGTGGGCCTGATGGAGTCGCCGTTCTACCGCAAGTTCATCGACGACAAGGAAGACTTTATCGATTTCCTGATCAGTATCGGGATCCGCATGGGGAACAAGGGACAGCGCGGCCGATGA
- a CDS encoding aminotransferase class V-fold PLP-dependent enzyme, with protein sequence MTNIADEFPQDPDLLYLNHAAVAPWPRRARDAVTAFAAENLHQGARDYPRWLATEQRLRQQLQALINAPDSADIALLKNTSEGLSVLACGLDWQDGDEVIISNQEFPSNRIPWQAQARHGVTTREVDISMADPEQALIDAMTPRTRVLAISSVQYGSGLRLDLARLGKACRRAGVLFCVDAIQSLGALPFDVQEIQADVVVADGHKWMLGPEGLALFYCQPDLREQLTLFQFGWHMVADAGNYDRHDWEIAADARRFECGSPNLLAVHALSASLSLLLEVGMDSVGDAVLARSTWLDTALRACGRGQVLSPAAPERRAGIVTWRPEEPLDACFTRLRDAGVVCAQRGGGIRLSPHFYTDHTVMERAVALLLG encoded by the coding sequence ATGACCAACATCGCCGACGAGTTCCCGCAGGATCCGGACCTGCTCTACCTCAACCATGCCGCCGTTGCGCCCTGGCCGCGCCGGGCCCGTGATGCGGTGACGGCCTTTGCTGCCGAAAACCTTCATCAGGGTGCCCGTGACTATCCGCGCTGGCTGGCCACCGAGCAGCGGCTGCGCCAGCAATTGCAGGCCCTGATCAATGCCCCGGACAGCGCCGACATCGCTCTGCTCAAGAACACCTCGGAAGGCCTGTCCGTGCTGGCCTGTGGTCTGGACTGGCAGGACGGCGACGAAGTGATCATCAGCAATCAGGAATTCCCGTCGAACCGCATCCCCTGGCAGGCCCAGGCACGTCACGGTGTGACGACCCGGGAGGTCGACATCTCCATGGCCGATCCCGAACAGGCGCTGATTGATGCCATGACCCCGCGTACACGGGTACTGGCCATCAGTTCGGTGCAGTACGGCAGCGGACTGCGCCTGGATCTGGCTCGGCTGGGGAAGGCCTGCCGCCGGGCTGGCGTGCTGTTCTGTGTGGACGCGATCCAGAGCCTCGGCGCCCTGCCCTTCGACGTGCAGGAAATCCAGGCCGATGTGGTGGTGGCGGACGGACATAAATGGATGCTCGGGCCAGAGGGGCTGGCGCTGTTTTATTGCCAACCGGACCTGCGCGAACAGCTCACCCTGTTCCAGTTCGGCTGGCATATGGTGGCGGATGCGGGCAACTACGACCGGCACGACTGGGAGATCGCTGCCGATGCACGACGCTTCGAATGTGGCAGCCCCAATCTGCTCGCCGTGCATGCCCTGTCGGCCAGCCTGTCGCTGCTGCTGGAGGTGGGTATGGACAGCGTCGGTGATGCCGTTCTGGCCCGCAGTACCTGGCTCGACACTGCCCTGCGCGCCTGCGGTCGGGGACAGGTGCTGAGCCCGGCCGCGCCGGAGCGGCGGGCGGGCATCGTGACCTGGCGGCCCGAGGAACCGCTGGATGCCTGTTTCACGCGCCTGCGGGACGCCGGGGTGGTGTGCGCCCAGCGCGGCGGCGGCATCCGCCTGTCGCCGCACTTCTACACTGACCACACGGTCATGGAACGTGCCGTGGCATTGCTGCTAGGATAG
- a CDS encoding S1 family peptidase, giving the protein MLRKLGFGLVMAACLTSQGVAGDEAQARIIGGTETAAGKWPWMAAVNFVSGANNSQQSLICGGTLIAPRWVLTAAHCVTTNAGQQLHAHNLQVVLGSIHRDGSGGETLPVSHVYVHPEYTRATLHHDVALLRLAQPSSTTPVNMAGPAQHHYLGRTSHRNLFTAMGWGRTRANDPSSGAQRLQEVNLDYVPGSVCGRTWRNLNGHQICAGSDDTPRDTCNGDSGGPLVMYHEGRHWLMGVTSYGASECGTVGVPGVYTAASHYTGWMERTAWASLVDLASASQADQPVGRRSTRRVLSSDIANQSAATQASAVGWRLDSDRPLAVRSLDGLNCVQVSANHTECRNAGNVPVGQQLSARRFEISYTGHQDADVAVAVTPIASEHNYRKRATDSVALRFSDQPDLTLQLTREPVQRDGEQGARLRIQVVNEAPDVTAEGATLQVFLPAGARLVNPDQSGCLDRHPVECPLGQMAPGAQKSLQLEVLGTQSSGVVRMEVSAANGNFPATAASRQMTVGELAAPVGGRGGGSGGGAGLMAGLMLLVAGYRRRIGR; this is encoded by the coding sequence ATGCTTCGTAAGCTGGGCTTTGGCCTGGTCATGGCAGCCTGCCTGACCAGCCAGGGGGTGGCGGGGGACGAAGCACAGGCCCGAATCATTGGCGGCACGGAGACAGCAGCAGGCAAGTGGCCCTGGATGGCCGCAGTGAACTTCGTGTCCGGTGCCAACAACTCTCAACAATCCCTGATCTGTGGTGGCACGCTGATCGCACCTCGCTGGGTGCTGACCGCCGCACATTGCGTGACCACCAATGCCGGGCAGCAATTGCATGCCCATAACCTCCAGGTCGTGCTGGGCAGTATTCATCGGGACGGTAGTGGTGGTGAGACCCTTCCGGTCAGCCATGTCTACGTGCACCCGGAGTACACCCGCGCCACCCTGCATCACGATGTCGCCTTGCTGCGGCTGGCACAGCCCTCTTCGACGACCCCGGTGAACATGGCCGGGCCGGCGCAGCACCACTATCTGGGCCGCACCAGCCACCGTAACCTGTTCACCGCCATGGGCTGGGGCCGTACCCGCGCCAACGATCCGTCCAGCGGCGCCCAGCGCCTGCAGGAGGTCAATCTGGACTATGTGCCCGGCAGTGTCTGCGGACGCACCTGGCGCAACCTCAACGGGCATCAGATCTGTGCCGGGAGCGACGATACACCGCGGGATACCTGCAACGGGGACAGCGGTGGCCCGCTGGTGATGTACCACGAGGGCCGTCACTGGCTGATGGGGGTCACCAGCTATGGCGCGTCCGAGTGCGGCACCGTGGGGGTACCAGGGGTCTACACTGCGGCATCCCATTACACCGGCTGGATGGAGCGCACCGCCTGGGCAAGTCTGGTGGATCTGGCATCGGCCTCGCAGGCCGATCAGCCTGTCGGGCGGCGCAGCACCCGCCGTGTGCTCAGCAGTGATATCGCCAATCAGAGTGCAGCGACTCAGGCCTCAGCCGTGGGCTGGCGCCTGGACAGCGATCGCCCCTTGGCGGTGCGCAGTCTTGATGGCCTGAACTGTGTGCAGGTGTCAGCCAACCATACCGAGTGCCGCAATGCAGGGAACGTGCCGGTGGGCCAGCAGCTCAGCGCGCGCCGGTTCGAGATCAGTTATACGGGCCATCAGGATGCCGATGTGGCGGTGGCGGTGACACCGATTGCCAGCGAACACAACTACCGCAAGCGGGCCACAGACAGCGTGGCACTGCGCTTTTCCGACCAGCCTGACCTGACCTTGCAACTGACCCGCGAGCCGGTGCAGCGCGACGGGGAGCAGGGCGCGCGCCTGCGCATCCAGGTGGTCAATGAAGCACCGGATGTGACCGCCGAGGGCGCCACCTTGCAGGTTTTCCTTCCTGCTGGCGCGCGGCTGGTCAATCCTGACCAGAGTGGCTGTCTGGATCGTCACCCGGTGGAATGCCCGCTGGGGCAAATGGCCCCCGGCGCACAGAAGTCGCTGCAACTGGAAGTGCTGGGTACTCAGTCTTCCGGCGTGGTGCGTATGGAGGTCAGTGCGGCCAACGGCAACTTCCCGGCCACCGCCGCCAGCCGTCAGATGACGGTTGGCGAGCTGGCAGCCCCCGTGGGGGGGCGCGGCGGTGGCAGCGGTGGGGGGGCCGGGCTGATGGCCGGGCTGATGCTGCTGGTTGCAGGATATCGCCGTCGTATCGGGCGCTGA
- the rmuC gene encoding DNA recombination protein RmuC, whose product MSPLLMPILVALLAGAAGLLTGLLFMQRRVAAEREQARTADNALRSDLASRDAALQAAREQIQALQQQSAALTRELQESREQNARLRAEQARLEERQQGQQEKLAWLENSREQLRQEFEQLSAKIFEHRSKQLQEQNRTGLDDLLKPFREQLSDFRRRVDHIHSEDTRLQATLGEQIRSLHDLNQQMHQDARNLTNALKGQTKVQGNWGEMILERILEESGLTRGREYDTQVSLTGEQGERRQPDVIIHLPDNKDVIIDSKVSLVAYERFASSEDETERQQALEQHILSLRSHIKGLNKKEYEGLEGVRTLDFVLLFIPVEAAFLSAIERQPELYNEAYSRNIVLVSPTTLLVTLRTINNIWRTEYQNRHAISIADRAGRICDQITLLESALREVGDRIGQAQSAWDTSYKRLTEGRGNLLRQAHQLRDLGAKARKDLPALPDALDAPQDDDELSGMADADRDDRDA is encoded by the coding sequence ATGAGCCCGTTGCTGATGCCGATCCTGGTCGCCTTGCTGGCTGGCGCCGCCGGGCTGTTGACGGGGCTGCTGTTCATGCAGCGGCGTGTCGCAGCCGAACGGGAGCAGGCGCGCACCGCCGATAACGCGTTGCGTAGCGACCTGGCCAGCCGCGATGCTGCGCTGCAGGCCGCCCGCGAACAGATTCAGGCGTTGCAGCAGCAGAGTGCCGCCCTGACGCGTGAGCTGCAGGAGAGCCGCGAACAGAACGCCCGCTTGCGCGCTGAACAGGCACGCCTTGAAGAGCGCCAGCAGGGCCAGCAGGAAAAGCTGGCCTGGCTGGAGAACAGCCGCGAGCAGTTGCGCCAGGAATTCGAGCAGTTGTCCGCGAAGATTTTCGAGCATCGCAGCAAACAGCTTCAGGAACAGAACCGCACCGGTCTGGATGACCTGCTCAAGCCGTTTCGTGAGCAGTTGTCCGACTTCCGCCGCCGGGTGGATCACATCCACAGTGAAGACACCCGCCTGCAGGCCACGCTGGGCGAGCAGATTCGCAGCCTGCATGATCTCAACCAGCAGATGCACCAGGATGCGCGTAACCTGACCAATGCCCTGAAAGGCCAGACCAAGGTGCAGGGCAACTGGGGCGAGATGATTCTGGAGCGCATTCTGGAAGAGTCCGGCCTGACCAGGGGGCGCGAGTACGATACCCAGGTCTCTCTGACCGGCGAGCAGGGTGAGCGGCGCCAGCCGGATGTGATCATCCATTTGCCGGACAACAAGGATGTGATCATCGACAGCAAGGTGTCGCTGGTGGCCTATGAGCGTTTTGCCAGCAGCGAGGACGAGACCGAGCGCCAGCAGGCGCTGGAGCAGCATATCCTGTCGCTGCGCAGCCACATCAAGGGGCTGAACAAGAAGGAGTATGAGGGGCTGGAAGGGGTCCGCACCCTGGACTTCGTGCTGCTGTTCATTCCGGTGGAGGCGGCCTTCCTGAGCGCCATCGAGCGCCAGCCGGAGCTGTATAACGAAGCCTATTCACGGAATATCGTGCTGGTCAGCCCGACCACGCTGCTGGTCACCTTGCGCACCATCAACAACATCTGGCGCACCGAGTACCAGAACCGCCATGCCATCAGCATCGCCGACCGAGCTGGCCGGATTTGCGACCAGATCACCTTGCTGGAAAGCGCCTTGCGCGAAGTGGGGGACCGCATTGGCCAGGCCCAGAGTGCCTGGGACACCAGCTATAAACGCCTTACTGAAGGGCGGGGCAATCTGCTGCGCCAGGCCCACCAACTGCGCGATCTGGGGGCCAAGGCCCGCAAGGACCTGCCAGCCCTGCCGGATGCCCTGGACGCTCCTCAGGACGATGATGAACTGTCGGGTATGGCCGACGCTGACCGCGACGACCGCGACGCCTGA
- a CDS encoding TatD family hydrolase yields the protein MTDIAAAGAPALPLVDSHCHLDRLDLKAHEGDFGAVMRAAEAAGVGHMLCIGVDMETFPNVLAMAEDWPQVYATVGVHPLYRKSRPATREELVQQARHPKVVAIGETGLDYFYAGDDPSWQHERFITHIQAARDTGLPLVIHTRDARADTLALLREHGGGEVRGVLHCFTEDLAMAEAAIDMGFMISISGIATFASADALRDVVRALPLSSLLIETDSPWLAPVPHRGKPNEPRFVAEVAAQVASLKGVSPGTVATVTRDNFFRLFSKAQPVVPA from the coding sequence ATGACAGACATTGCCGCTGCCGGGGCACCCGCGTTGCCCCTGGTGGATTCCCATTGCCATCTTGATCGCCTGGATCTGAAGGCGCATGAGGGTGACTTCGGCGCCGTGATGCGCGCTGCCGAAGCCGCCGGGGTCGGGCATATGCTGTGCATCGGCGTGGACATGGAGACCTTCCCGAATGTGCTGGCCATGGCCGAGGACTGGCCACAGGTCTATGCCACCGTTGGCGTGCATCCGCTGTATCGCAAGTCACGCCCCGCTACCCGCGAAGAACTGGTTCAACAGGCGCGCCATCCCAAGGTGGTGGCCATTGGTGAAACCGGCCTCGACTATTTCTATGCCGGTGACGATCCGAGCTGGCAGCATGAGCGTTTCATCACCCATATCCAGGCCGCCCGTGATACCGGCCTGCCACTGGTCATTCATACCCGTGATGCCCGTGCCGACACCCTGGCGTTGCTGCGTGAGCACGGCGGCGGCGAGGTGCGTGGCGTGCTGCACTGCTTTACCGAGGATCTGGCCATGGCCGAAGCGGCCATCGACATGGGCTTCATGATTTCCATTTCCGGTATAGCCACCTTCGCCAGCGCCGACGCCCTGCGCGATGTGGTGCGGGCCTTGCCGCTGTCATCGTTGCTGATCGAAACGGACTCGCCCTGGCTGGCGCCGGTGCCGCACCGGGGCAAGCCCAATGAACCGCGCTTCGTGGCCGAGGTGGCCGCTCAGGTGGCGTCATTGAAAGGTGTCTCCCCGGGGACGGTGGCCACGGTGACCCGGGACAACTTTTTCCGTCTGTTCAGCAAGGCGCAGCCGGTGGTGCCCGCATGA